Genomic DNA from Frondihabitans sp. PAMC 28766:
GTCGCGACGTCTCTCGTCGTGATCGCCTGCTTCGCGGTCGCCGTCGTCGTCTACTTCCTCGACGTCCTGTCGCCCGATGTGCTGTTGGCCGGGGTGCTGCTGGCGGTCGTGCCGCTGGTGATCGTGCTCGTCGGGATTCACCTCGTCGACCGGTGGGAGCCGGAGCCGCGTCTGATCCTGGTGTTCGCCTTCCTGTGGGGTGCAGCCGTCTCGGTCGGGGCGGCCCTCGCGTTCGACTTCGCCGTGCAGACGGTGCAGAGCGCCCTCGGGCACGGGCACAGCGACGGGGACGATGTGCTGGCCGCGGTCGTGCAGGCGCCGATCGTCGAGGAGATCGCGAAGGGGTTCGGCGTGCTGCTCGTGCTCTGGATCTTCCGCAAGAGCTTCGACGGGCCGATCGACGGCATCGTCTACGCCGCGACCGTCGCGGCCGGCTTCGCCTTCGTCGAGAACGTGCAGTACTTCTCGGTGCAGGCGGCGCGCGAGGCCACAGGCTTCGGCGGAGACCTCACCGGCGTCTTCCTCGTGCGCGCCCTGATGGCGCCGTTCGGGCACATCATCTACACGTCGTGCACCGGGTTCGCGCTGGGCCTGGCCGCGCGGCGCACCGGGGCCCTGGGCGCGATCGGCTACTTCGTGGTGGGGCTCATCCCGGCGATCGCCCTCCACGCCCTGTGGAACGGCGCCCTGGTGGTGGTCGGCGGGTCGTTCGTCGCCTACTACGCCGCCGTGCAGGTGCCGATCTTCGCGGCGTGCGTCGTCGGCGTCTTCGTGCTGCGACGGCTCGAGCGGCGCGTTACACGGCTGCGGCTCGGCGACTACGCCGAGGCCGGATGGTTCGACGCCGACGAGGTGCGCATGCTGTCGAACGGCCGCTCGCGGCAGCGCGCCCTGCGCTGGGCCCGGCACAACGGGGTGGAGCCGCTCATGCGCACCTTCGTGTCGGATTCGACGCGGTTGGCCTCGACCCGGCAGAAGATCCTGTCGAATCGGGGCGTGGCCGCGGCACGC
This window encodes:
- a CDS encoding PrsW family intramembrane metalloprotease, with amino-acid sequence MPRRRPEDPAARQFAAVATSLVVIACFAVAVVVYFLDVLSPDVLLAGVLLAVVPLVIVLVGIHLVDRWEPEPRLILVFAFLWGAAVSVGAALAFDFAVQTVQSALGHGHSDGDDVLAAVVQAPIVEEIAKGFGVLLVLWIFRKSFDGPIDGIVYAATVAAGFAFVENVQYFSVQAAREATGFGGDLTGVFLVRALMAPFGHIIYTSCTGFALGLAARRTGALGAIGYFVVGLIPAIALHALWNGALVVVGGSFVAYYAAVQVPIFAACVVGVFVLRRLERRVTRLRLGDYAEAGWFDADEVRMLSNGRSRQRALRWARHNGVEPLMRTFVSDSTRLASTRQKILSNRGVAAARAAAEADEQELLASVAAARAALAAAPVAPVPT